The following coding sequences lie in one Zingiber officinale cultivar Zhangliang chromosome 2B, Zo_v1.1, whole genome shotgun sequence genomic window:
- the LOC122049159 gene encoding uncharacterized protein LOC122049159, with protein MESSSGSSGADSLLPIPNPIARRAKKRSKKKGAEAMGMEAAWPRRSRPGGGVTLEGYMETAEGADPVSDGAVGVGRTRSLTDDDLDELKGCLDLGFGFSYEEIPELCGTLPALELCYSMSRSLEVTDDASSSAQSSAQPPVANWRISRPGDDPEEVKARLKYWAQAVACTVKLCC; from the exons ATGGAGAGCTCGAGCGGCTCCTCCGGTGCCGACTCGCTTCTTCCGATCCCTAACCCTATCGCTCGAAGGGCGAAGAAGAGGAGCAAGAAAAAGGGGGCCGAGGCGATGGGGATGGAGGCCGCGTGGCCGCGGAGGAGCCGGCCGGGCGGCGGAGTTACCCTAGAGGGGTACATGGAGACGGCGGAGGGCGCCGATCCAGTGTCGGATGGCGCCGTAGGGGTCGGGAGGACGAGGAGCCTCACCGACGATGACTTGGACGAGCTAAAGGGGTGCTTGGACCTCGGATTCGGCTTCAGCTACGAGGAGATCCCCGAGCTCTGCGGGACCTTGCCGGCGTTGGAGCTCTGCTACTCGATGAGCCGGTCGTTGGAGGTGACCGATGATGCGTCCTCGTCAGCGCAGAGCAGCGCTCAGCCTCCCGTTGCCAATTGGAGAATCTCCCGTCCTG GCGATGATCCTGAAGAAGTTAAAGCGAGATTGAAATATTGGGCTCAAGCAGTGGCATGTACTGTCAAATTGTGTTGCTGA